One genomic region from bacterium encodes:
- the dnaG gene encoding DNA primase — MSTTTEQIKERLSIADLISGYVKLERAGANFKARCPFHNEKTPSFFVSPSRNTYYCFGCGKSGDVFTFVQEFDGLDFRGALKMLAERTGVVLVDEPRESADERARLFAALESACVFFEQGLGSAPEAREYLLGRGLTEASITHWRIGFVKEGWSTLRDELALQGFRERELEGAGLIKRGERSFYDRFRSRIMFPISDSAGRVVAFSGRIFGQAGQEGDAAKYLNSPETELFHKSSLLYGFDKAKHTIRTLRCAIVVEGQMDLILSHQAGFTNTVALSGTALTDVQCKLLKRLTDNMIIALDADSAGIAAAGRSATIALGLGMDVKVARLPEGKDPADLIKESREAWKSAIRSAMHVVEFYLTVLEQRHATDRRALRREAARVVIPFLAAMSGAIDRAHFISLVAARLALPESAIMEEVVKYRETARRIPPSAEEAGGAAADARVAAESGSTAAPTEHEQLLRRLVGIYYWIADDVALAALVPEFARAFVTALGGDREFRETAVRFSENRDTLIFEAERALGEHRERLAEESVSLLRRFQAAILLERYETVIAEVRAAELSGDNEALTEAMAACAEISKAMAAL; from the coding sequence ATGTCCACTACGACCGAACAAATCAAAGAGCGACTTTCGATAGCGGATCTCATCAGCGGCTATGTGAAGCTTGAGCGCGCCGGGGCGAACTTCAAGGCGCGTTGCCCGTTCCACAATGAGAAAACTCCTTCGTTTTTTGTCTCGCCGTCGCGCAACACCTATTATTGCTTTGGGTGCGGAAAGTCAGGCGACGTCTTTACATTCGTCCAGGAATTTGACGGCCTCGATTTCCGCGGCGCGCTGAAGATGCTCGCCGAGCGCACGGGCGTGGTCCTGGTGGACGAACCGCGTGAGAGCGCGGACGAACGCGCGCGGCTCTTTGCCGCGCTCGAGAGTGCGTGCGTATTTTTTGAGCAGGGGCTCGGAAGTGCGCCGGAGGCTCGGGAGTACCTCCTTGGACGCGGCCTCACAGAGGCATCTATTACGCACTGGCGCATCGGCTTTGTGAAAGAAGGCTGGAGCACGCTCCGCGACGAGCTCGCGCTGCAGGGCTTTCGCGAGCGTGAGCTCGAGGGCGCGGGGCTCATCAAGCGCGGGGAGCGTAGTTTTTATGACCGCTTCCGCAGCCGGATTATGTTTCCGATATCGGATAGCGCCGGGCGAGTCGTTGCGTTCTCCGGCAGGATTTTCGGCCAAGCGGGCCAGGAGGGTGATGCGGCAAAGTACCTCAACAGTCCCGAGACCGAACTCTTTCACAAATCATCTCTCTTGTATGGATTTGATAAGGCAAAACATACGATTCGTACGCTCCGCTGTGCTATCGTTGTTGAAGGCCAGATGGACTTAATCCTCTCGCACCAGGCGGGGTTTACGAATACCGTTGCGCTCTCGGGAACGGCGCTCACCGACGTGCAGTGCAAGCTCCTGAAACGCCTGACGGACAACATGATCATCGCGCTTGACGCGGACAGTGCGGGTATTGCTGCAGCGGGCCGCTCCGCTACCATAGCACTCGGGCTCGGGATGGACGTGAAGGTGGCCCGGCTCCCCGAGGGAAAGGACCCAGCCGATCTCATCAAAGAGAGCCGCGAGGCGTGGAAGAGCGCGATCCGCTCCGCGATGCACGTCGTCGAGTTTTACCTTACTGTCTTGGAGCAGAGGCATGCGACAGACCGCCGCGCTCTCCGTCGCGAGGCAGCGCGAGTAGTGATACCGTTTCTTGCTGCGATGTCTGGTGCCATTGATCGTGCGCATTTCATCTCGCTCGTCGCCGCGCGGCTTGCTCTCCCTGAGAGCGCGATCATGGAAGAGGTAGTGAAGTACCGCGAGACGGCGCGTCGGATTCCGCCGAGTGCCGAGGAGGCGGGAGGAGCAGCGGCAGATGCCCGTGTGGCTGCGGAGTCGGGCAGTACCGCAGCACCTACTGAGCACGAGCAGCTCCTGCGGCGGCTCGTTGGCATCTATTATTGGATTGCGGATGACGTGGCGCTTGCCGCGCTCGTCCCGGAGTTCGCTCGCGCGTTTGTTACTGCCCTCGGCGGCGATCGCGAGTTTCGCGAGACAGCGGTGCGTTTTAGCGAGAATCGTGATACGCTTATTTTTGAAGCCGAGCGCGCGCTCGGTGAGCATCGGGAGCGGCTCGCCGAAGAAAGCGTATCGCTGTTGCGGCGATTTCAGGCCGCGATACTTCTCGAACGCTACGAGACGGTGATCGCCGAAGTGCGCGCGGCGGAGCTCTCAGGGGACAACGAAGCGCTCACAGAGGCGATGGCTGCGTGCGCGGAGATATCGAAGGCGATGGCGGCGCTCTGA
- the thiI gene encoding tRNA uracil 4-sulfurtransferase ThiI codes for MSTVSTTVQRGVLIAFGELFLKSTGVRRLMLGRLARTIEQQLKRAGIGAHLARSHDRFFIRRDETGSIGEIVRHIPGIAWFAEGYSLRGATLGSVATFLAECAEEWIPKNATYALALRRGAGVTLSREEIIEVLARGIERRVDLSSPDREILIEAERYGWFLACGRERGVGGLPLGSEGRVAVLLSGGIDSPVAAYLAAKRGAENVWIHFHSFPLVSRKSIEKVRELARGFLRFQRELRVHFVPLGDIQLRVRSGTTEKYRVLLYRRAMMKIAEHIARREHVGALVTGEALGQVGSQTLTNLTIVEQATKLPVLRPVIGFDKEEIIALARRIGTYEISIKPQEDCCSLFVPKHPTAAGKLVEVVRIERELALAPLIRAALSAAEIETFV; via the coding sequence ATGTCCACTGTTTCTACCACTGTGCAGCGTGGCGTCCTGATCGCCTTCGGCGAGTTATTTTTGAAATCCACTGGCGTGCGGCGGCTGATGCTCGGGCGACTTGCGCGGACGATCGAGCAGCAGCTCAAGAGAGCGGGGATTGGCGCGCATCTTGCGCGCTCACACGACCGCTTTTTTATCCGCCGAGATGAGACGGGGTCTATTGGTGAGATCGTGCGGCACATCCCCGGCATCGCGTGGTTCGCCGAAGGATACTCTCTTAGAGGTGCGACGCTTGGGAGTGTAGCTACATTTTTGGCCGAATGCGCCGAGGAGTGGATACCGAAGAACGCCACCTACGCGCTTGCGCTGCGGCGGGGGGCAGGAGTGACACTCTCGCGCGAGGAGATCATCGAGGTACTCGCGCGTGGCATTGAGAGGCGTGTTGATCTTTCTTCGCCAGATCGGGAAATTCTCATCGAAGCAGAGCGATATGGGTGGTTTCTCGCCTGCGGCCGAGAGCGCGGAGTTGGGGGTCTGCCTCTCGGAAGCGAAGGACGGGTCGCGGTGCTTCTCTCTGGCGGGATTGACTCGCCGGTTGCAGCGTATCTTGCGGCAAAGCGCGGCGCGGAAAACGTTTGGATCCACTTTCACAGCTTTCCACTCGTCTCCCGAAAGAGTATCGAGAAGGTGCGGGAGCTTGCACGGGGCTTCTTGCGCTTTCAGAGAGAACTTCGTGTACACTTCGTGCCGCTTGGTGACATCCAGCTTCGCGTACGAAGTGGTACCACGGAAAAGTACCGCGTGTTGCTCTATCGTCGCGCGATGATGAAGATCGCCGAGCACATCGCGCGGCGCGAGCACGTTGGGGCGCTCGTCACCGGCGAGGCGCTCGGGCAAGTCGGCTCCCAGACGCTCACGAACCTCACCATTGTCGAGCAGGCGACGAAACTTCCCGTGCTTCGGCCAGTCATCGGTTTTGATAAAGAAGAAATTATCGCGCTCGCGCGTCGTATCGGCACCTATGAAATTTCAATAAAGCCGCAGGAGGACTGCTGCTCACTTTTCGTCCCGAAGCACCCGACCGCCGCGGGGAAGCTCGTAGAAGTCGTGCGCATAGAACGCGAACTTGCGCTCGCACCGCTCATCCGTGCTGCGCTTAGCGCGGCAGAAATCGAAACTTTTGTATAG
- the lepB gene encoding signal peptidase I: MNVPLQNQNQKNSRSFFEFIRFLVIISAVVFAIRLYIATPFIVSGSSMDPTFAHGEYLIVDEISYRLREPKRGDVIVFRFPQKRTQFFIKRIIGLPGETVEIQDGTLSVKNEGTPRGFVLDEPYLVGGTAGSFLVTLGESDYFVLGDNRSASFDSRSWGTLPRDLIVGRALARLFPLQNIALFPGYVGRGN, translated from the coding sequence ATGAACGTTCCTCTACAAAATCAAAACCAAAAAAACAGCCGATCATTCTTCGAGTTCATCCGCTTTCTCGTCATTATCTCGGCCGTCGTGTTTGCGATCCGCCTCTATATCGCCACACCCTTTATCGTCAGCGGCTCCTCAATGGATCCGACGTTCGCGCACGGCGAATACCTCATCGTGGACGAAATCAGCTACCGACTTCGCGAGCCGAAACGCGGCGACGTCATCGTTTTCCGCTTCCCACAGAAACGAACGCAGTTCTTCATTAAGCGCATTATCGGACTCCCTGGAGAAACCGTTGAGATACAAGATGGCACGCTCTCGGTGAAAAACGAGGGCACGCCTCGCGGATTCGTGCTCGACGAGCCCTATCTCGTGGGTGGCACCGCTGGTTCGTTTCTCGTCACCCTCGGCGAGAGCGACTACTTCGTGCTCGGCGACAACCGCTCGGCAAGCTTCGACTCCCGCTCGTGGGGGACCCTGCCACGCGACCTCATCGTGGGGCGCGCGCTCGCGAGGCTCTTCCCCCTCCAGAACATTGCGCTCTTCCCGGGATATGTCGGACGAGGTAATTAG
- a CDS encoding multicopper oxidase domain-containing protein yields MPEEIQSQQTSAQSPSQNVVPESQSDNQAEHRTKIRIAMVGFALFFVFVIGLFWLATTPQQTVGLTLSFAAGLSMIFLPCTLPLAFVIVPLTLGKNPKKGLFMALSFTLGLTITLSLYGVFIAAAGKAFGLKSDAEVYAVLLGGTAAFLFGLSEIGLLKFRLPSYSGKFPDFIQRQKDYVKTFLLGLLLGNAGVGCPNPAFYVLLGYIATTGDIFNGWFLGFVHGMGRSVPLIFLAILGTLGVNALAPVVKHKETIARAMGWMLLIVGAYLLTFGIFGHDWFIASGTHSSWEQFVNNIGGERFGEIVLEHEHPLIDASGFIRYGNMFFLGLLAVTMLTAFIVKRPSRRTIKWLVAVYMGLALIIGYSTGWTFTLGRNMQGHGKEAAEAGHEHGDMMDTRDMPSAASLAALPLRGPSNRLERLPFSVSPDGYKEFRLEASEFRWEYADGKWVHVWGYNGQVPGPEIRANEGDKVRVIVKNSLPDATTIHWHGLDVPWQMDGVAGVTQKAIEPGATFTYEFVATPAGTRFYHSHGKDHSTAAQQMDMGLSGAFIVAPDYGDIDIDSLREYTLVLDEWDIQAGGVNSAISHMHDTGMMGAVPDFNTFTINGRIFPYVPKLDIKKGESVLVRFINAGTAAFHPMHLHGHSFKVVARDGFLLEHPEERNTITVNPGETVDISVEGNNPGPWLLHCHHVHHAAAGMITLLQYEGYEPIQSLK; encoded by the coding sequence ATGCCTGAGGAAATTCAATCACAACAAACATCGGCGCAATCACCTAGCCAGAATGTCGTCCCCGAAAGTCAGAGCGACAATCAGGCCGAGCACCGCACCAAAATACGCATTGCGATGGTAGGTTTTGCCTTGTTTTTTGTTTTTGTCATCGGTCTTTTTTGGCTTGCGACGACTCCCCAGCAGACCGTAGGCCTGACTCTCTCTTTTGCCGCGGGCCTTTCAATGATTTTCTTGCCCTGCACTCTGCCGCTTGCGTTTGTGATTGTGCCGCTCACACTGGGGAAAAATCCTAAGAAGGGGCTTTTCATGGCGCTGTCCTTCACTCTCGGGCTCACCATTACCCTGTCTTTATACGGCGTTTTTATTGCCGCCGCGGGCAAGGCCTTTGGTTTGAAGTCCGATGCCGAGGTGTACGCGGTTCTTCTTGGAGGGACCGCCGCTTTCCTTTTCGGTTTGTCAGAAATCGGATTGCTGAAATTCAGACTTCCTTCATATTCCGGAAAGTTCCCGGATTTTATCCAGCGCCAAAAGGACTATGTCAAGACCTTCCTTTTGGGACTTTTGCTCGGGAATGCCGGGGTGGGCTGCCCGAACCCGGCTTTTTATGTGCTCCTCGGATATATCGCGACAACAGGAGATATCTTTAACGGATGGTTTTTGGGTTTTGTCCACGGAATGGGTCGCTCTGTTCCGCTTATCTTTCTTGCCATTCTCGGGACGCTCGGCGTGAACGCCCTCGCGCCGGTTGTGAAGCACAAGGAAACGATTGCGCGCGCCATGGGATGGATGCTTCTCATCGTCGGTGCTTATCTTCTCACGTTTGGCATTTTCGGCCATGATTGGTTTATTGCGTCGGGAACTCACTCGTCGTGGGAGCAATTCGTCAATAACATCGGAGGAGAGAGGTTTGGTGAAATAGTACTCGAGCACGAGCATCCGCTTATTGACGCTTCTGGTTTTATCCGATACGGCAATATGTTTTTCTTGGGCCTTCTTGCGGTGACGATGCTCACGGCGTTTATCGTCAAACGGCCCTCTAGGCGCACGATAAAATGGCTTGTCGCCGTATACATGGGGCTTGCGCTTATCATCGGGTATTCCACGGGATGGACATTTACCCTGGGGAGAAATATGCAGGGACATGGAAAAGAAGCTGCAGAGGCTGGTCATGAGCACGGAGACATGATGGATACGCGCGACATGCCGAGCGCCGCGTCGCTCGCTGCGCTCCCGCTCCGCGGACCGTCAAATCGTCTCGAGCGCTTACCTTTCAGCGTGAGTCCTGACGGCTATAAAGAATTCCGCCTCGAGGCGAGCGAATTCCGTTGGGAGTATGCAGATGGGAAATGGGTGCATGTCTGGGGCTACAACGGCCAGGTCCCCGGGCCGGAGATACGCGCGAATGAGGGCGACAAGGTGCGGGTAATTGTAAAAAATAGTTTGCCGGATGCGACCACGATCCACTGGCATGGACTCGATGTGCCGTGGCAGATGGACGGCGTTGCAGGGGTTACGCAGAAAGCGATCGAGCCGGGCGCTACGTTTACATACGAATTCGTGGCGACACCGGCTGGCACGCGCTTTTACCATTCGCACGGGAAAGACCACAGTACTGCGGCGCAGCAGATGGACATGGGGCTCTCGGGGGCGTTTATTGTAGCGCCGGATTATGGTGATATTGACATAGATTCCCTTCGTGAGTATACGCTTGTACTTGACGAGTGGGACATTCAGGCAGGCGGTGTTAATTCTGCAATCTCGCACATGCACGACACGGGCATGATGGGTGCGGTGCCGGACTTCAATACGTTCACTATCAACGGTCGCATTTTTCCATACGTCCCGAAGCTTGATATTAAGAAAGGGGAGTCCGTGCTCGTGCGCTTTATCAATGCCGGCACTGCGGCATTCCACCCTATGCATCTCCACGGCCACAGTTTTAAGGTAGTCGCGCGCGACGGCTTCCTGCTTGAACATCCAGAGGAGCGCAATACGATTACCGTAAACCCCGGTGAGACGGTTGACATATCGGTTGAAGGCAACAATCCGGGCCCGTGGCTCCTGCACTGCCACCACGTGCACCACGCGGCGGCAGGGATGATTACACTCCTACAGTATGAGGGGTATGAGCCGATACAGTCGCTCAAATGA
- a CDS encoding DUF4242 domain-containing protein: MCGAEAEEHDAEHECGGEHCMPKCSGCGEAEAKCACAMSLFMGLHSTGSAGREQLEQAWNTYKKACDESGLKAKKVYYSKEKGVAYCITEAPSEAAVRDAHKSADIPLDDVYEVGVLK, translated from the coding sequence ATGTGCGGTGCGGAGGCCGAGGAGCATGACGCCGAGCATGAGTGTGGCGGAGAGCATTGTATGCCAAAATGCTCCGGCTGCGGCGAGGCGGAAGCAAAGTGTGCCTGCGCGATGTCGCTCTTTATGGGGCTCCACTCGACAGGTAGCGCCGGGAGAGAGCAATTAGAGCAGGCATGGAATACGTATAAAAAAGCGTGCGACGAGAGTGGTCTCAAAGCGAAGAAGGTCTACTACAGCAAAGAGAAAGGCGTTGCGTACTGTATCACGGAAGCGCCATCCGAGGCGGCGGTTCGGGATGCGCACAAGAGCGCGGACATCCCGCTCGACGACGTGTACGAGGTCGGCGTCCTGAAGTGA
- a CDS encoding thioredoxin domain-containing protein, which translates to MPRSLTIPTAIILAGVFIGGAVFFSNKASRPAAVVENVGESATAPKQQGAAPISGDDHILGNPQAPIILIEYSDTECPFCKNYHATLHRIMDEYGKMGAVAWVYRHFPLAAVHSKSPKEAEATECAAELGGNSGFWLYLDRIFTITPSDNKLDPALLATIAADIGLDRAEFERCLKSGKYAKKVEAMVADAERAGATGTPHTVVLVAGNQLPLEGAQPYSSIRSLIESILQNVPQAGSETEASVQ; encoded by the coding sequence ATGCCCCGCTCCCTCACCATTCCCACCGCCATTATTCTCGCCGGAGTTTTTATCGGCGGCGCGGTTTTCTTCTCGAACAAAGCCTCTCGTCCTGCGGCGGTGGTAGAGAATGTCGGCGAGTCCGCCACAGCACCAAAGCAGCAGGGTGCTGCGCCGATTTCGGGCGACGACCATATTCTGGGGAACCCGCAGGCGCCGATCATTCTCATTGAGTATTCGGATACCGAATGCCCGTTCTGCAAGAACTATCACGCCACGCTCCACCGCATCATGGATGAGTACGGGAAGATGGGCGCGGTTGCCTGGGTGTACCGCCACTTTCCGCTCGCGGCGGTCCACAGCAAGTCCCCCAAGGAAGCCGAGGCCACGGAGTGCGCGGCGGAGCTCGGGGGAAACAGCGGATTCTGGCTCTACCTCGACCGCATCTTTACTATCACTCCCTCGGACAACAAACTCGACCCCGCACTCCTCGCAACAATCGCTGCAGATATCGGCCTCGACCGTGCCGAATTCGAGCGCTGCCTCAAGAGCGGCAAATATGCTAAGAAAGTCGAGGCGATGGTTGCGGATGCCGAGCGCGCCGGCGCCACGGGTACCCCGCACACTGTCGTACTCGTCGCCGGTAACCAGCTCCCCCTCGAAGGTGCCCAGCCCTACAGCTCCATTCGATCTCTCATCGAGAGCATTCTCCAAAACGTGCCGCAGGCGGGAAGCGAAACGGAAGCATCGGTGCAGTAG
- a CDS encoding cupredoxin domain-containing protein, translating to MNKYLIVGIIAVVVIGGGIFYRTTLLSEDKVPLVTGVVHEVAVVAKKNEWRFVPEEIEINHGDHVIMTVINEDDYDHGIAIDSYGVSQRMPANSTRVIEFDATQQGDFPFYCSVPCGEGEVDGVLRTHFDMIGKLHVKSLISETR from the coding sequence ATGAACAAATATCTCATCGTCGGTATTATTGCAGTTGTAGTCATCGGCGGCGGCATATTCTACCGCACGACGCTGCTCTCGGAGGATAAGGTGCCGCTCGTGACCGGCGTGGTGCACGAGGTCGCTGTCGTTGCGAAGAAAAATGAGTGGCGCTTTGTGCCGGAGGAGATAGAGATTAATCACGGTGACCACGTCATAATGACGGTGATTAATGAAGACGACTATGACCACGGCATCGCCATAGATTCCTATGGTGTCTCACAGAGAATGCCTGCCAATAGTACAAGAGTCATAGAGTTCGATGCCACCCAGCAGGGCGATTTTCCTTTTTATTGCTCTGTTCCGTGTGGCGAGGGCGAGGTGGACGGCGTCCTTCGCACCCACTTCGACATGATAGGCAAATTGCACGTTAAGAGTTTAATTTCCGAGACACGCTAA
- a CDS encoding His/Gly/Thr/Pro-type tRNA ligase C-terminal domain-containing protein produces MNAPVSRPRHDALPAPLAQALGIAEHYGFVSLDERYRAARAERREVRSADKRRWLAPVPPHAPPGSREDVSAIIACLTSGVLTSVSPPALLYRYLHDEKDGKGMGPLRRSGSEASRRSAYTLQLEVFGMKDALGEALLIRAASAILDELKQGGVIIHINSVGDRETAGRFFHELSFYYRRYAGSLAPCCRTRVGENLLALMRCTTERCSEVRENAPKSISYLHDSHRRHLKEVLEYLEGMDIPYAIDEALIEPKLNFAATIFELRPASAADARQKEPFGYGGRYEGLARRTGIRGALSGVALSLTIASENARQRAAEAPRPLVPRILFIQLGADALRRGLVILELLRRARIPVLQALGSHSLSEQVVRAERESIPYTVIIGHREALDGTAIVRNTATRSQETIPVSLLPRYFKTTARVR; encoded by the coding sequence ATGAATGCGCCTGTCTCACGACCGCGCCATGATGCGCTCCCCGCGCCGCTCGCGCAGGCGCTCGGCATCGCCGAGCACTATGGTTTTGTCTCGCTCGACGAGCGCTACCGGGCGGCGAGAGCGGAGCGCCGGGAGGTGCGAAGCGCCGACAAGCGCCGATGGCTCGCCCCGGTGCCTCCCCATGCGCCGCCCGGAAGTCGAGAGGATGTTTCCGCTATCATCGCCTGTCTCACAAGCGGCGTCCTCACGAGCGTCTCACCCCCCGCGCTTCTCTACCGGTACCTCCACGACGAGAAGGACGGAAAGGGCATGGGCCCGCTTCGCCGAAGCGGGAGCGAGGCGAGCCGCCGAAGCGCCTACACGCTACAGCTCGAAGTATTCGGGATGAAAGACGCGCTCGGCGAAGCGCTCCTCATTCGCGCCGCCTCGGCCATCCTCGATGAGCTCAAGCAAGGAGGCGTCATCATCCACATAAACAGCGTCGGCGACCGTGAGACCGCGGGACGATTTTTCCACGAACTCTCGTTCTATTACCGCCGGTACGCGGGCTCCCTCGCACCCTGCTGCAGAACGCGCGTCGGCGAGAACCTGCTCGCGCTCATGCGCTGTACCACCGAGCGGTGCAGCGAGGTGCGCGAAAACGCCCCGAAATCAATCAGCTACCTCCACGACTCGCACCGGCGGCACCTCAAAGAGGTGCTCGAGTATCTTGAGGGGATGGACATCCCCTACGCAATCGACGAAGCGCTCATCGAGCCGAAGCTAAACTTTGCGGCGACAATCTTCGAACTCCGCCCTGCAAGCGCGGCGGATGCGCGGCAGAAAGAGCCGTTCGGCTACGGCGGCCGCTACGAGGGACTCGCCCGGCGCACGGGAATCCGCGGGGCGCTCTCCGGCGTCGCGCTCTCACTCACGATCGCCTCAGAAAACGCTCGCCAACGTGCCGCCGAGGCCCCGCGACCGCTCGTACCGCGCATTCTCTTTATCCAGCTCGGAGCGGACGCGCTGCGCCGCGGCCTTGTCATCCTCGAGCTCCTGCGGCGGGCGCGGATACCCGTGCTTCAGGCGCTCGGCTCCCACTCGCTCTCGGAGCAGGTCGTGCGCGCGGAGCGCGAGAGCATACCCTACACCGTGATCATCGGCCACCGCGAGGCGCTCGACGGCACCGCGATCGTCCGCAATACCGCCACCCGCTCCCAGGAAACCATTCCCGTCTCGCTCCTGCCACGGTACTTCAAAACCACGGCGCGGGTACGATAA
- a CDS encoding sigma-70 family RNA polymerase sigma factor, with protein MLDREERAERLIAKGRERGFIVYDEILKEFPNIETDVIFLDELYERLAAARVDVLEGGAMLSGEEEEPLPATKRGRLGGERGYDSIQMYLKEIGQYPLLSGQEEKDLAKRVASGEEEAKNLLARANLRLVVSIAKKYVGRSADLTLLDLIQEGNLGLFKAVEKFDWTKGYKFSTYATWWIRQAITRALADQSRTIRIPVHMVETIAKYKQVVRRLAQDLGRDPMSEEVALEMGLDVEKIRQIEQIDQSTVSLESPVGDDGDDKASTLGDFIADDKILSPDQEVSRRILADQIRDILGELSEKERRILEMRQGLDDGITHTLEEVGREFGVTRERIRQIEAKAHEKIRLHEKAERLRNY; from the coding sequence GTGCTCGACCGCGAGGAGAGAGCGGAGCGGCTTATAGCGAAGGGTCGGGAGCGCGGGTTCATCGTATACGATGAGATTTTGAAGGAGTTTCCGAATATCGAGACCGACGTCATCTTTCTCGATGAGCTCTACGAGCGGCTCGCTGCGGCGAGGGTTGACGTGCTCGAGGGCGGTGCCATGCTCTCCGGGGAAGAGGAGGAGCCGCTTCCGGCAACGAAGCGCGGCCGACTTGGCGGCGAGCGTGGGTATGATTCGATCCAGATGTACCTCAAGGAAATCGGCCAGTACCCGCTGCTCTCGGGGCAGGAGGAGAAGGATCTCGCCAAGCGCGTCGCGTCGGGGGAGGAGGAAGCGAAGAATCTCCTCGCGCGCGCGAACCTGCGGCTCGTGGTCTCGATCGCAAAAAAGTACGTCGGCCGGAGCGCCGACCTCACACTCCTCGATCTCATCCAGGAGGGGAACCTCGGGCTCTTCAAAGCGGTGGAGAAGTTTGACTGGACCAAGGGGTACAAGTTTTCAACCTACGCGACGTGGTGGATCCGACAGGCGATCACCCGCGCGCTCGCCGACCAGTCGCGCACCATTCGCATTCCGGTCCACATGGTGGAGACCATAGCGAAGTACAAGCAGGTCGTGCGCCGCCTTGCGCAGGACTTGGGGCGCGATCCGATGAGCGAGGAGGTAGCGCTCGAGATGGGACTCGATGTTGAAAAAATCCGCCAGATTGAGCAGATTGATCAGAGCACGGTCTCGCTCGAGAGCCCAGTCGGGGACGACGGCGACGATAAGGCCTCGACGCTCGGCGATTTCATCGCGGACGACAAGATTCTCTCGCCGGATCAAGAGGTCTCGCGCCGGATTCTTGCGGATCAGATAAGGGATATTTTAGGCGAGCTCTCGGAGAAGGAGCGGCGGATCCTTGAGATGCGCCAAGGGCTCGACGACGGCATCACGCATACGCTCGAGGAAGTGGGGAGGGAATTCGGCGTCACGCGCGAGCGCATTCGCCAGATCGAAGCCAAGGCGCACGAAAAAATCCGCTTGCATGAGAAGGCGGAACGGTTGAGAAATTATTGA
- the pth gene encoding aminoacyl-tRNA hydrolase, translated as MLTIKEEGKRKATYLVVGLGNPGVEYERTRHNAGRRALEALRERGEFEPWREDRGLKALKAGGAIDGARVTLLLPQQFMNRSGASVASLVKSPRAAERLIVAYDDLDLPLGVVKISFGRSSGGHKGLESVIRAIKTRDFTRVRIGIAPLGVRGKLAKPRGEQAVLDFLLGAFSKREEGVLTSSLARACDAIMTLITDGREKAMSAFNRVVGEQ; from the coding sequence ATGTTAACAATCAAAGAGGAAGGAAAGAGGAAAGCTACATACCTTGTCGTCGGCCTCGGCAATCCGGGGGTGGAGTACGAGCGCACACGGCACAACGCGGGACGGCGGGCGCTCGAGGCGCTCCGCGAGCGCGGCGAGTTTGAGCCCTGGCGCGAGGACAGAGGGCTCAAAGCCCTGAAAGCAGGAGGTGCAATTGATGGAGCGCGCGTGACACTTCTCCTGCCGCAGCAATTTATGAACCGCTCGGGGGCTTCCGTGGCTAGTTTAGTCAAGAGTCCGCGTGCCGCCGAGCGGCTTATTGTGGCGTACGACGACCTCGACCTACCACTCGGCGTCGTAAAAATTTCCTTCGGCCGGAGCTCGGGCGGGCACAAAGGGCTTGAGTCCGTGATCCGCGCGATCAAAACGCGCGATTTTACTCGTGTGCGTATCGGCATTGCGCCTCTCGGAGTGCGCGGCAAGCTCGCGAAGCCCCGCGGCGAGCAGGCGGTGCTCGACTTTCTCCTCGGGGCGTTCAGTAAGCGCGAAGAGGGAGTGCTTACCAGCTCACTTGCGCGTGCCTGCGATGCGATCATGACTCTCATCACCGATGGCCGCGAAAAGGCGATGAGCGCTTTTAATAGGGTAGTGGGCGAGCAATAA